Part of the Longimicrobium sp. genome is shown below.
GGCCTGCGTCACCTGCCGCCGGTACTGGGCGCGCGACACCAGCTCCAGTGCGCGGGGCGAGTTCCAGTCGCCACCTTCCTGCGCCGTGGCGGCCGACGGCTCGGCCAGCGCCGCTCCCAACGCCGCCGCGCCGACCGCCATCCGCATCAACAAAGCTCGCATGGGATTCCCTATCTGACGACACGGGTCCGGCCATCCACGCCGGACCCGCTGGGTTCGTTCATTCGAATCTGCCGGGCGGACGGGGCACATCGCATGGAAAAAGCGAATCCACGATCACCGGCCTCGCGATGGCGGTTGGAACCGCAGCTGGAACGTCACGAAGTCCGCCTGCGCGGACTGTGCGCCGTCCGCCGCCGGGGGCGTCCCGGGCGTCGTCGACGTGGCCGTCGTTCAGCTGCAGCCGTTCACCGCGAGCCTGGCGGTCAGGCGGCCGTTGATGGTGGGCTGCAGCCCCTCGTCGCTGACCCCCGCCGCGCGGGCGTAGTCGCCGCGGTTCACGGGATACTGCAGGTTGTCGGACACGTCGGCCGTCAGCCGGTTTCCGCCGGTGCCGGTGAAGCGCAGGTTCAGCGGCCGCGGCAGCAGCAGCTCCAATGCGATCGCCGAGTTCGACGGCAGGCTGATGGATACGTGCTGCTCGCCGTAGCTCACGCTTCCGCGCGCCTGCTGCAGGAAGGCATCCGACGCGCGCGTGTACACAAGGTCGAACTCGCCGCTTTGCGAGAGCGCCACGGTGAACTTGGGGCGGTTGAGGGGCGGCGTGGTATCGGCCGTGGACGTCAGCAGGTCCGCCGTCGGCAGGATGGTGTTGGCCGGCGAGAACCGGAGCTCGCACACCTGGTAGATGCCCGCCACCTGGGCGGCCGTCAGGCGCGTGGGCGTGGTGCCGCCGCCGTCGCCGCACGCGGCCAGCAGCGTCAGCGCGCCGAGCGCGGCGGTACGGGTCAGAAAGAGTCGCATGGTCCTGGCACTCCGAAAAGGTCGCGGGTCACGGGGATACGGCCCCGGCGGATGCGTGTACCCGCGCGCCTGCCGCACGGGTCCAACCGGTCATGCTACGGGGATCTCGCCGTCCACGGCGGGGGCCCCGGGTTCCGCCTCGGAGGTCAGCGCGCCGCGCTGCAGCATGGCGGCGTTCGGGTCCAGGTACGCATTCAGCGAGGACAGGACGGCGCGGTCCACCATCCCGTCGATCTGCTCCATGGCCGCGTACGCCCCCTCCACCCGCGCGCCCACGGCGGTCAGGTGCGACCAGATGGCGCGGCGGAACATCAGCAGCTCCAGCACCGTCTCGACGATGTTGTAGCCGGTCAGCCGGCGGGCGAAGCCGTGCACCGTCGCGAACTGCTCGGCGTCTTCGCGCGAGCGGTTGATCTCCAGCCGGTCGAGGATGGCGTCGAACAGCTGCGGCATGTGGTCCAGCAGCAGCGGCTCGGCCAGGGCCTGGCCCGTGGCCATGGCCTGGTTGGCGCGTACGCGCTCCATCCAGTCGCGCAGCACCGCCTCGCGGCCCACCCGCAGCTGGTCGACGGCGCTCCCCAGGTCGCGGATCTCGCGCTCGGTGTAGAACTGGTGTCCGGTGTCCGTCATTTCCGTTTCTGCTGAGGGCTCGCTCCGGGCACGGAAGCTAGCACGCGGCGCGCCGGGCGGGTAGCGTCACCGAAAAGATACGCGCCCGTCCTCGGAAAGAGACGGATGGGCCCGCGTCTCGCGAGCAAAGCCGCACGGTGGGCGCGGGCACGAATTCCGCGTCCCTGACCGGCGATCACACCCGCCTCACCCCCACCCGCGAGCGAAGACCATGCGCCTGCCCATCGCCCTCGTCGTCCCCGTGGTTCTGGTGTCAGCCTGCCTGCCGCGCTCCGTGCACGAGAGCGCCCCGGCACCGGAC
Proteins encoded:
- a CDS encoding RsbRD N-terminal domain-containing protein, whose translation is MTDTGHQFYTEREIRDLGSAVDQLRVGREAVLRDWMERVRANQAMATGQALAEPLLLDHMPQLFDAILDRLEINRSREDAEQFATVHGFARRLTGYNIVETVLELLMFRRAIWSHLTAVGARVEGAYAAMEQIDGMVDRAVLSSLNAYLDPNAAMLQRGALTSEAEPGAPAVDGEIPVA